In Candidatus Methylomirabilota bacterium, the sequence CGCGATCGCGGGGCGCCGGATGTCGATCGTCTTCGTCTCGGGCCACGGCGACGTCGTGGGCAGCGTCAAGGCCATGAAGGGCGGGGCGATCGATTTTCTCACGAAGCCCGTCGACGCCCGGGAGCTCCTGGACGCGATCGAGCGGGCTGTGGCCAAGGCGTTCACGGCGCAGCGGGATCAGGCCGGAGCCACGGACGTGCAGGGCCGCCTCAAGACCCTGACAGCGCGGGAGGCACAGGTCTTCGCGCTGGTCGTGACCGGGATGCTCAACAAGCAGGTCGCGGCCGAACTGGGCATAGTCGAGAAGACCGTCAAAGTGCACCGCGCTCGCGTCATGGCAAAGATGCGGGCGGGCTCGCTGGCCGAGCTGGTCCGGCTGGCTGATCGGGCAGGCATCATCGCGAAGCCCTGATCGTCCCCCTCCCGGGTCGGTCCCCTTCGCCGATCCCATTGGACCAAGGTCCAATACCGAGTCATGCCGGCCGTCCTGTAGGCTGCATTCGAGAACTATGACTCCATGCCCAAGACCACACGGCTAGTTTCCATCGTTGACGATGACCACTCGGTCCGCCGAGCGCTTCGTCGGCTGGTTCAGTTTGCCGGTTTCACCGCCGAGACGTTCGCATCGGCGGAAGATTTTCTGAGCTCAGCGTCTCTGGTCGGGACTGCCTGCCTGGTGCTGGACATCCACCTGAATGGTGGAATGAGCGGTTTCGAGCTTCAGGCGCAGTTGACCGCCGACAGTATCGTCATCCCGATCATCTTCATCACCGCCCATGACGATGTCCTCACGCGCGAGCGCATCGAAAACTCCAGAGCGGCCGCGTACCTCATCAAGCCATTCAACGACGAGCTCTTGCTCGATGCGATCCGTGGAGCGGTCGGTGGGTCCGACCTGCGACGCAACGCTGCTCCAGTCAGGATGTGAGAATCGGCCTTGCCGCTCGGTCAATCGAGGTGTCGACCTCGATCGGCAGGCAGGCCCGGGTGAAGGCGTCCACCACCGTCAGGAGCCGCACGCGTCGGCTGTCCTCGAGGGTGTCGAACACGAAGTCGAGCGACCAGCGCTCGTTGATCCGGGTTGGCCCCGCGAGCGGCCTCCGGCGGGGGATGCGGCGCCGGCGCTCGGCCGCCAGGGCACGGAGCCGCTCGCGCAA encodes:
- a CDS encoding response regulator, which encodes MPKTTRLVSIVDDDHSVRRALRRLVQFAGFTAETFASAEDFLSSASLVGTACLVLDIHLNGGMSGFELQAQLTADSIVIPIIFITAHDDVLTRERIENSRAAAYLIKPFNDELLLDAIRGAVGGSDLRRNAAPVRM
- a CDS encoding response regulator; the protein is MSAPAGTLVAGALVGIVDDDPSVRKSLARLVKTAGYRVEVFASAREFLARPQQEDPSCLLLDVRMPGLTGPELQEALAIAGRRMSIVFVSGHGDVVGSVKAMKGGAIDFLTKPVDARELLDAIERAVAKAFTAQRDQAGATDVQGRLKTLTAREAQVFALVVTGMLNKQVAAELGIVEKTVKVHRARVMAKMRAGSLAELVRLADRAGIIAKP